The following are from one region of the Salvia splendens isolate huo1 chromosome 2, SspV2, whole genome shotgun sequence genome:
- the LOC121772027 gene encoding probable pectinesterase 29 isoform X3, protein MGRTRVVWNGHGSILTSATFTSLADNILVSGITFMNAYNYPPSKNVNPVMPAVAARISGDQSAFHECGFLGYQDTLLDDKGKHYFSLCTVEGAVDFIFGNGQSIYEKCNIVLNVGVLNPNSTGYIAAQARHTPDETSGFVFKHCSVRGKGHALLGRAWKAYSRVIYYASSLSNLVVPRGWDAWNFVGHESRITFVEEECEGAGSNKSKRVAWEKTLTRQELKSFTSISYIDSGGWIRRLPIHIDV, encoded by the exons ATGGGTAGAACTAGAGTTGTATGGAATGGGCATGGCTCAATCTTGACTTCTGCAACTTTTACTTCCTTAGCTGACAATATTCTTGTCTCAGGAATCACTTTTATG AATGCTTACAATTATCCGCCAAGCAAGAACGTGAATCCGGTGATGCCGGCAGTGGCAGCGAGGATCTCCGGCGACCAATCGGCCTTCCACGAGTGTGGTTTCTTGGGGTACCAAGATACATTGTTGGATGACAAGGGCAAACACTATTTCAGTCTTTGCACCGTTGAAGGAGCCGTGGATTTCATTTTTGGGAATGGTCAATCCATTTACGAG AAATGCAACATAGTATTAAACGTGGGGGTACTAAACCCTAATTCAACCGGTTACATAGCTGCACAGGCAAGACATACCCCAGACGAAACCAGTGGCTTCGTGTTCAAACACTGCAGTGTCCGCGGAAAGGGCCACGCCCTCCTTGGTAGAGCGTGGAAGGCTTACTCCCGAGTCATTTACTACGCTTCCTCTCTCTCAAACCTCGTTGTTCCACGAGGGTGGGACGCCTGGAATTTCGTCGGCCATGA GAGCAGGATAACCTTCGTAGAGGAAGAATGCGAGGGAGCAGGATCGAACAAGTCGAAGCGTGTGGCGTGGGAAAAAACCTTAACGAGGCAGGAGCTTAAGTCGTTTACAAGTATCTCTTACATCGACAGTGGGGGATGGATTCGAAGGCTGCCTATCCACATTGATGTCTAA
- the LOC121772027 gene encoding probable pectinesterase 29 isoform X1 yields the protein MSRFMVCALFICTLLFICDRFTNGIELEDIPTINVDKSQNSSFSSIQAAINSVPSNNKKWISISVSAGVYKEKVEIPSDKPFIYVKGEGMGRTRVVWNGHGSILTSATFTSLADNILVSGITFMNAYNYPPSKNVNPVMPAVAARISGDQSAFHECGFLGYQDTLLDDKGKHYFSLCTVEGAVDFIFGNGQSIYEKCNIVLNVGVLNPNSTGYIAAQARHTPDETSGFVFKHCSVRGKGHALLGRAWKAYSRVIYYASSLSNLVVPRGWDAWNFVGHESRITFVEEECEGAGSNKSKRVAWEKTLTRQELKSFTSISYIDSGGWIRRLPIHIDV from the exons ATGTCCAGATTTATGGTGTGTGCATTATTCATTTGTACACTTCTATTTATATGTGACAGATTCACAAATGGCATAGAGTTAGAGGATATTCCCACAATCAATGTGGATAAGTCACAAAATTCAAGCTTTTCGAGTATTCAAGCAGCCATTAATTCTGTTCCTTCGAATAACAAGAAATGGATTTCCATCTCTGTCTCAGCTGGAGTTTACAA GGAAAAGGTGGAAATTCCTTCAGACAAGCCATTCATTTATGTAAAAGGAGAAGGAATGGGTAGAACTAGAGTTGTATGGAATGGGCATGGCTCAATCTTGACTTCTGCAACTTTTACTTCCTTAGCTGACAATATTCTTGTCTCAGGAATCACTTTTATG AATGCTTACAATTATCCGCCAAGCAAGAACGTGAATCCGGTGATGCCGGCAGTGGCAGCGAGGATCTCCGGCGACCAATCGGCCTTCCACGAGTGTGGTTTCTTGGGGTACCAAGATACATTGTTGGATGACAAGGGCAAACACTATTTCAGTCTTTGCACCGTTGAAGGAGCCGTGGATTTCATTTTTGGGAATGGTCAATCCATTTACGAG AAATGCAACATAGTATTAAACGTGGGGGTACTAAACCCTAATTCAACCGGTTACATAGCTGCACAGGCAAGACATACCCCAGACGAAACCAGTGGCTTCGTGTTCAAACACTGCAGTGTCCGCGGAAAGGGCCACGCCCTCCTTGGTAGAGCGTGGAAGGCTTACTCCCGAGTCATTTACTACGCTTCCTCTCTCTCAAACCTCGTTGTTCCACGAGGGTGGGACGCCTGGAATTTCGTCGGCCATGA GAGCAGGATAACCTTCGTAGAGGAAGAATGCGAGGGAGCAGGATCGAACAAGTCGAAGCGTGTGGCGTGGGAAAAAACCTTAACGAGGCAGGAGCTTAAGTCGTTTACAAGTATCTCTTACATCGACAGTGGGGGATGGATTCGAAGGCTGCCTATCCACATTGATGTCTAA
- the LOC121772027 gene encoding probable pectinesterase 29 isoform X2 — protein MSRFMVCALFICTLLFICDRFTNGIELEDIPTINVDKSQNSSFSSIQAAINSVPSNNKKWISISVSAGVYKEKVEIPSDKPFIYVKGEGMGRTRVVWNGHGSILTSATFTSLADNILVSGITFMNAYNYPPSKNVNPVMPAVAARISGDQSAFHECGFLGYQDTLLDDKGKHYFSLCTVEGAVDFIFGNGQSIYELHRQDIPQTKPVASCSNTAVSAERATPSLVERGRLTPESFTTLPLSQTSLFHEGGTPGISSAMSNHIFILCFFFSFLLCSFTSV, from the exons ATGTCCAGATTTATGGTGTGTGCATTATTCATTTGTACACTTCTATTTATATGTGACAGATTCACAAATGGCATAGAGTTAGAGGATATTCCCACAATCAATGTGGATAAGTCACAAAATTCAAGCTTTTCGAGTATTCAAGCAGCCATTAATTCTGTTCCTTCGAATAACAAGAAATGGATTTCCATCTCTGTCTCAGCTGGAGTTTACAA GGAAAAGGTGGAAATTCCTTCAGACAAGCCATTCATTTATGTAAAAGGAGAAGGAATGGGTAGAACTAGAGTTGTATGGAATGGGCATGGCTCAATCTTGACTTCTGCAACTTTTACTTCCTTAGCTGACAATATTCTTGTCTCAGGAATCACTTTTATG AATGCTTACAATTATCCGCCAAGCAAGAACGTGAATCCGGTGATGCCGGCAGTGGCAGCGAGGATCTCCGGCGACCAATCGGCCTTCCACGAGTGTGGTTTCTTGGGGTACCAAGATACATTGTTGGATGACAAGGGCAAACACTATTTCAGTCTTTGCACCGTTGAAGGAGCCGTGGATTTCATTTTTGGGAATGGTCAATCCATTTACGAG CTGCACAGGCAAGACATACCCCAGACGAAACCAGTGGCTTCGTGTTCAAACACTGCAGTGTCCGCGGAAAGGGCCACGCCCTCCTTGGTAGAGCGTGGAAGGCTTACTCCCGAGTCATTTACTACGCTTCCTCTCTCTCAAACCTCGTTGTTCCACGAGGGTGGGACGCCTGGAATTTCGTCGGCCATGAGTAACCATATCTTCATCCTttgctttttcttttcttttttgcttTGTAGCTTCACGAGTGTGTAG
- the LOC121782686 gene encoding 26S proteasome non-ATPase regulatory subunit 1 homolog A-like isoform X2 — MNDKSTVIDPRMEAIVERMLDKCTTDGKYRQTIGMAIECRRLDKLAEAVLRSDNVHSTIDYCIDACHSFVKQREYRLDILFLMVKIYHQLPPPDYLSMCQHLMFLDAPYCVATILRILLRTEYVEDALLAFQIAFDLVENENPAFLSKVSDLLPSPKSQPSEPAQVLESAQPNSAVTEIALTTEDAQITDVVDNGGCSYQANTVYTDPVEAVYAHGLPTIRGILDGETSIRLALQFLHSHNKSDLLILKTIKRSVLMRDKVCHTAIVYANAIMHAGTSVDRYLRESMDCVTRATHWAKFSTIAGLGVIHRGQLQQGRSFMAPYLPQDGGDGGCPYSGSGALYALGLIHTNHGKGITPFLLENLRRTKIEIIQHGACLGLGLAALGTADEEVFEEVNNVLYTDSAVASQAAGISLGLVMVGTATEQAGFMLAYAQETQHEKIIRGLAFGVALTVYGREEEADTLIEQMTRDHDPVLRYGGMYALALAYRGTSNNKAIRKLLHFALSDASDDVKRTAVLALGFVLYSDPEQCTKTVSLLSTSYNPHMRYGAALAVGIACAGTGLPEAISLLEPLTSDIVDFVCQGALIAMAMVMVQISEASDARVGAFRRQLQKIIMDKHEDNMSVMGAILASGIIDAGGRNVTIKLLSKTKHDKRTAVVGLAVFSQYWYWHPFIYFISLAFSPTALIGLNYDLNTPKFNFLSQAKPSLFEYPKPTTVPMNDITFETTAILSTSLRDKIRALEKENDRQAEEMEAKKTEIMKLVEAIMDRNKETERNRARKSLAEAEKAEISPRKGKSINKDGDSMQVDSNAEEKTEPEPSYEILTNPARVVPSQEKYIRFFDDSRYKPVKKASSGFVVFLDLQPDEPAEYSISDPPLLSPLSSLLTDMSGGSAPGQQ, encoded by the exons AAGAAGTGACAATGTTCATTCGACAATTGACTATTGCATAGATGCCTGCCATTCCTTTGtcaaacagagggagtatcgaCTTGAT ATACTCTTCCTTATGGTCAAAATATATCACCAGCTGCCACCTCCTGATTATTTGAGCATGTGTCAGCACCTAATGTTCCTAGATGCGCCCTATTGCGTTGCAACCATATTGCGAATACTCTTAAGAACAGAATATGTCGAGGATGCACTATTGGCATTTCAGATTGCATTTGATCTTGTGGAAAATGAGAATCCAGCTTTCCTTTCGAAGGTGAGTGATCTGCTTCCCAGTCCCAAGTCACAGCCTTCAGAGCCTGCTCAGGTGTTGGAGTCAGCTCAGCCAAATTCTGCAGTAACTGAAATTGCTCTGACAACAGAGGATGCTCAAATAACAGATGTAGTTGACAACGGAGGATGCTCATATCAAGCAAACACAGTATATACTGATCCAGTTGAAGCAGTTTATGCCCATGGGTTGCCAACAATCAGAGGAATTCTGGATGGAGAAACTTCCATACGGTTGGCGCTGCAATTCTTACACAGCCATAACAA ATCAGATCTCCTTATTCTTAAGACAATAAAGCGGTCTGTTTTGATGAGAGATAAAGTCTGTCATACTGCAATTGTATATGCTAATGCTATTATGCATGCTGGAACATCTGTTGATAGATATCTGAGGGAAAGTATG GACTGTGTGACGAGGGCCACACATTGGGCGAAATTCAGTACAATCGCAGGACTTGGCGTCATCCATCGTGGTCAACTACAACAAGGAAGGTCCTTCATGGCACCTTACTTGCCGCAGGATGGGGGTGATGGTGGCTGTCCATACTCGGGAAGTGGAGCATTATATGCTCTTGGTTTAATTCATACAAATCATGGAAAAGGCATAACACCCTTTTTGCTGGAAAACCTAAGGCGCACTAAAATAGAG ATCATTCAGCATGGTGCCTGCCTGGGCCTTGGTTTGGCAGCATTAGGCACTGCTGATGAAGAGGTCTTTGAGGAAGTAAATAATGTGTTGTATACTGACAGTGCTGTTGCTAGTCAGGCTGCTGGTATTAGTTTGGGTTTAGTGATGGTTGGAACTGCTACTGAGCAGGCTGGGTTTATGCTTGCATATGCACAAGAAACCCAACATGAAAAGATTATTAG GGGTTTGGCCTTCGGAGTAGCACTTACAGTCTATGGAAGAGAGGAAGAAGCTGATACACTCATTGAGCAAATGACTAGGGATCACGACCCTGTATTGCGTTATGGAGGCATGTATGCACTAGCCTTGGCATACAGAGGAACATCAAACAATAAGGCCATTCGTAAGTTGCTGCATTTTGCTTTATCAGATGCAAGCGATGATGTCAAAAGAACTGCTGTTCTTGCCCTTGGATTTGTATTGTACTCTGATCCTGAACAG TGCACTAAAACTGTCTCCCTGTTATCGACGTCCTACAATCCACACATGCGTTATGGTGCTGCACTGGCGGTTGGGATTGCTTGTGCGGGTACTGGGCTTCCTGAGGCCATATCGTTGCTAGAGCCACTAACCTCAGacattgttgactttgtctgtCAAGGCGCTCTTATTGCAATGGCAATGGTGATGGTTCAGATCAGTGAAGCTAGTGACGCTCGTGTTGGTGCTTTCAG GAGACAACTGCAAAAGATAATCATGGATAAGCATGAAGATAACATGAGCGTGATGGGTGCTATATTAGCTTCAGGGATTATAGATGCTGGTGGACGGAATGTAACCATCAAGTTACTTTCAAAGACAAAACATGATAAAAGGACTGCCGTTGTAGGTCTTGCTGTTTTCAGTCAATACTGGTACTGGCACCCATTCATCTATTTCATCAGTTTGGCATTCTCACCGACTGCCTTAATTGGTCTGAACTATGACCTGAATACACCCAAGTTTAATTTCCTATCACAAGCCAAGCCATCATTGTTTGAATACCCTAAGCCTACTACTGTCCCCATGAATGATATAACTTTTGAGACCACTGCAATCTTATCAACATCATTAAGAGACAAAATCAGGGCTCTTGAGAAAGAGAACGATAGGCAGGCCGAGGAAATGGAAGCTAAGAAGACGGAGATCATGAAGCTGGTCGAGGCAATCATGGATCGTAATAAAGAGACCGAGAGAAACAGGGCTAGGAAGAGTCTGGCCGAGGCTGAGAAGGCAGAAATAAGTCCTAGAAAGGGTAAATCAATCAACAAGGATGGGGATTCTATGCAG GTGGATAGCAATGCGGAGGAGAAAACAGAACCTGAGCCATCGTATGAAATTTTAACTAATCCTGCAAGGGTAGTTCCTTCTCAAGAGAAATACATCAGATTTTTCGATGACAGCAGATACAAGCCAGTTAAGAAAGCCTCTTCAGGATTTGTGGTATTCCTAGATCTACAACCAGATGAGCCCGCAGAATATTCTATCTCTGATCCTCCCTTGTTATCGCCATTGTCATCGTTATTGACTGACATGTCTGGTGGATCAGCCCCTGGGCAGCAGTAA
- the LOC121759254 gene encoding 60S ribosomal protein L13a-4-like — protein sequence MVSGSGICAKRVVVDARNHMLGRLASILAKELLNGQRVVVVRCEEICLSGGLVRQKMKYLRFLRKRMNTKPSHGPIHFRAPSKILWRTIRGMIPHKTKRGEAALARLKVYEGVPPPYDKIKRMVIPDALKVLRLQAGHKYCLLGRLSSEVGWNHYDTIRELEKKRKDRAQVTYERKKQLTKLRVKAEKIAQEKLGSQLDVIAPIKY from the exons ATGGTGTCTGGTTCAGGAATCTGTGCTAAGAGAGTGGTGGTGGACGCCAGGAACCACATGCTCGGGCGTCTTGCCTCTATTTTGGCCAAGGAGCTTTTGAACGGCCAGAGAGTCGTCGTCGTCCGCTGCGAGGAAATCTGCCTCTCCGGCGGCCTCGTTCGCCAGAAAATGAAGTACCTGCGATTCCTCCGCAAGCGTATGAACACCAAGCCTTCTCATGGCCCCATCCACTTCCGTGCTCCTTCGAAGATTCTCTGGAGGACTATCCGTGG AATGATTCCTCACAAGACTAAGAGAGGAGAAGCTGCTCTTGCTCGCCTTAAGGTGTACGAGGGTGTGCCTCCGCCATATGATAAGATCAAGAGGATGGTGATTCCAGATGCTCTCAA GGTCTTGAGGCTCCAAGCTGGACACAAGTATTGCCTATTGGGAAGACTCTCATCTGAAGTTGGATGGAACCATTATGATACTATCAGG GAGttggagaagaagaggaaggacAGAGCTCAGGTTACTTATGAGAGGAAGAAGCAGTTGACTAAATTGAGGGTTAAAGCTGAGAAGATCGCCCAAGAGAAGCTTGGTTCCCAACTCGATGTCATTGCTCCGATCAAATATTGA
- the LOC121765599 gene encoding transcription factor FAMA-like isoform X1, whose product MKMLSYMEPSIWQENFPGLDYELHNHHHHQQQQQVSINQEMGAISDHNSHQLPLLSSSNFCGSNSFDKLSFADVMQFADFGPKLGLNQGKAPEEEDGFFLKFPVLNEHHHKVQQDDDDESHHHLSLMGSQEREDAEREEQGVVGGGEKSTQGEGKSKRKRPRTSKTVEEVESQRMTHIAVERNRRKQMNEHLRVLRSLMPSSYVQRGDQASIIGGAIEFVRELEQLLQCLESQKRRRLYGDGARPAGDPSTAVQQQQPPQMLAIPNDEETVGLREETAESKSFLADVEVKLLGFDALIKILSRRRHGQLIQTIAALEDLQLTILHTNITTIEQTVLYSFNIKINGEARFTAEDLANSVQQIFSFIHANNVI is encoded by the exons ATGAAAATGTTGTCTTACATGGAGCCTTCTATTTGGCAGGAAAATTTCCCTGGACTTGATTATGAGCTTCAcaaccatcatcatcatcaacaacagcaacaagtttcaatcaatcaagaaatgGGAGCAATATCAGATCACAACAGCCATCAACTACCACTTCTATCATCATCCAACTTCTGCGGGTCGAATTCGTTCGACAAGCTGAGCTTCGCGGATGTGATGCAGTTTGCCGACTTCGGCCCCAAACTAGGGCTGAATCAAGGCAAGGCGCCCGAGGAAGAAGACGGATTCTTCCTCAAGTTCCCGGTGTTGAACGAACACCACCACAAGGTGCAgcaagatgatgatgatgagagcCACCACCACCTCTCCTTGATGGGCTCTCAGGAGAGAGAGGATGCAGAGAGAGAAGAGCAAGGGGTGGTGGGAGGTGGGGAAAAGAGCACTCAAGGAGAAGGGAAGAGCAAGAGGAAAAGGCCAAGAACTTCAAAGACTGTGGAAGAAGTTGAGAGCCAAAGAATGACTCATATTGCTGTGGAGAGGAATAGAAGGAAGCAAATGAATGAGCATCTTCGTGTCTTGAGGTCTCTCATGCCTAGCTCCTATGTTCAAAGG ggtgATCAAGCATCTATAATTGGTGGAGCGATTGAATTTGTGAGGGAGCTGGAGCAGCTCCTCCAATGCCTCGAGTCGCAGAAGAGGCGGAGGCTGTACGGAGATGGGGCAAGGCCGGCTGGAGATCCATCCACAGCcgtgcagcagcagcagccgcctCAGATGCTAGCTAttccaaatgatgaagaaactgTGGGTCTTCGAGAAGAAACCGCGGAGAGCAAGTCATTCTTAGCAGATGTGGAGGTGAAGCTTTTAGGGTTTGATGCTTTGATCAAGATTCTATCGAGGAGAAGACATGGACAGCTCATCCAAACCATTGCTGCGCTTGAAGATTTGCAGCTCACTATTCTGCATACTAATATCACTACTATTGAACAAACTGTTCTTTATTCTTTCAATATCAAG ATAAATGGGGAGGCAAGGTTCACAGCTGAAGATCTGGCAAACTCAGTTCAACAAATTTTCAGTTTTATCCATGCAAACAATGTCATATGA
- the LOC121769174 gene encoding UDP-glycosyltransferase 87A1-like, with the protein MSTSLQVVDKHHHLRRGNMAAENSGPHIVALPYPGRGHINPMLNLCRLILDSRPDTTVSFLVTEEWLTLLAATPPPPTPNFSFHTVPNVIPSEIGRGKDFPAFYRAVLTKLEAPVEELLDRLPPPKPSVIVYDTYLTWVVGLGGRRNIPVASFYTMSATVFSIFHHSHLIFQIGDQEEEENLVDYIPGVPPLRVIDLPSPIHGKGNEVLPYALEAIQLVAKAQYLLFTSVYELESQVIDALRQTIPTKIYSLGLAIPSFNATLDDDKPHYLQWLDAQPQDSVLYISQGSFLSVSKAQFDEIVGGVSRAGVRFLWVGRGEEDRLQEKCGGIGIVVPWCDQLKVLSHPSVGGFWSHCGWNSTKECAFAGLPMLTFPIFWDQVTNSKMVVEDWGLGVRVKKEDDSLVREDEIAELVLRVMDSGSSEAKERRRRAKEVQGICKSASGVGGSSHGDVMAFIRDICEC; encoded by the exons ATGTCCACTTCCCTCCAAGTAGTAGACAAGCACCATCATCTCCGCCGCGGAAACATGGCCGCAGAAAACTCCGGCCCCCACATCGTGGCGCTTCCCTACCCCGGCAGAGGCCACATCAACCCGATGCTCAACCTCTGCCGCCTCATACTCGACTCCCGCCCCGACACCACCGTCTCCTTCCTCGTCACGGAAGAGTGGCTCACCCTCCTCGCCgccacgccgccgccgccgacgcCCAACTTCTCCTTCCACACGGTCCCCAACGTCATCCCCTCCGAGATCGGCCGCGGCAAGGACTTCCCCGCCTTCTACCGCGCCGTCCTCACCAAGCTGGAGGCGCCGGTGGAGGAGCTCCTCGACCGCCTCCCGCCGCCGAAGCCCAGCGTCATTGTCTACGACACCTACTTGACGTGGGTGGTGGGCCTCGGTGGCCGGCGGAATATTCCGGTGGCTTCGTTCTATACCATGTCGGCTACCGTCTTCTCCATTTTTCACCACTCTCATCTCATCTTCCAAATTGGAG ATCAAGAAGAAGAGGAAAACTTGGTAGACTACATCCCTGGAGTCCCCCCACTTAGAGTCATAGATCTCCCAAGTCCAATCCATGGCAAAGGGAATGAAGTTCTACCTTATGCCTTAGAAGCAATTCAATTAGTAGCAAAAGCTCAATATCTTCTCTTCACCTCTGTCTATGAACTAGAATCCCAAGTCATTGATGCTTTAAGACAAACCATTCCCACCAAAATCTACTCACTAGGCCTCGCAATACCATCCTTCAATGCCACACTTGATGATGACAAGCCACACTACCTCCAATGGCTGGATGCTCAGCCTCAAGACTCTGTTCTTTACATCTCACAAGGCAGCTTCCTCTCTGTCTCGAAAGCTCAGTTCGACGAGATTGTTGGTGGCGTGAGCCGTGCTGGCGTCCGTTTCCTGTGGGTCGGGCGTGGAGAGGAGGATCGCCTTCAGGAGAAGTGCGGGGGCATAGGGATAGTAGTACCTTGGTGCGATCAGTTGAAGGTGTTGTCGCACCCTTCTGTAGGGGGCTTCTGGTCGCACTGTGGGTGGAACTCGACTAAAGAGTGCGCGTTTGCTGGCCTTCCCATGCTGACATTCCCTATATTTTGGGATCAAGTTACTAATAGTAAGATGGTTGTGGAAGATTGGGGTTTGGGGGTGAGAGTGAAGAAGGAGGATGATAGTTTGGTGAGAGAGGATGAGATTGCTGAGCTTGTGTTGAGGGTTATGGATTCCGGGAGTTCGGAGGCGAAGGAGAGGAGAAGAAGGGCCAAGGAGGTGCAGGGGATTTGTAAGAGTGCAAGTGGTGTAGGGGGATCTTCTCATGGAGATGTTATGGCTTTTATTAGAGATATATGTGAATGTTGA
- the LOC121765599 gene encoding transcription factor FAMA-like isoform X2, with product MEKEGNYMENFPGLDYELHNHHHHQQQQQVSINQEMGAISDHNSHQLPLLSSSNFCGSNSFDKLSFADVMQFADFGPKLGLNQGKAPEEEDGFFLKFPVLNEHHHKVQQDDDDESHHHLSLMGSQEREDAEREEQGVVGGGEKSTQGEGKSKRKRPRTSKTVEEVESQRMTHIAVERNRRKQMNEHLRVLRSLMPSSYVQRGDQASIIGGAIEFVRELEQLLQCLESQKRRRLYGDGARPAGDPSTAVQQQQPPQMLAIPNDEETVGLREETAESKSFLADVEVKLLGFDALIKILSRRRHGQLIQTIAALEDLQLTILHTNITTIEQTVLYSFNIKINGEARFTAEDLANSVQQIFSFIHANNVI from the exons ATGGAGAAAGAAGGAAATTACATG GAAAATTTCCCTGGACTTGATTATGAGCTTCAcaaccatcatcatcatcaacaacagcaacaagtttcaatcaatcaagaaatgGGAGCAATATCAGATCACAACAGCCATCAACTACCACTTCTATCATCATCCAACTTCTGCGGGTCGAATTCGTTCGACAAGCTGAGCTTCGCGGATGTGATGCAGTTTGCCGACTTCGGCCCCAAACTAGGGCTGAATCAAGGCAAGGCGCCCGAGGAAGAAGACGGATTCTTCCTCAAGTTCCCGGTGTTGAACGAACACCACCACAAGGTGCAgcaagatgatgatgatgagagcCACCACCACCTCTCCTTGATGGGCTCTCAGGAGAGAGAGGATGCAGAGAGAGAAGAGCAAGGGGTGGTGGGAGGTGGGGAAAAGAGCACTCAAGGAGAAGGGAAGAGCAAGAGGAAAAGGCCAAGAACTTCAAAGACTGTGGAAGAAGTTGAGAGCCAAAGAATGACTCATATTGCTGTGGAGAGGAATAGAAGGAAGCAAATGAATGAGCATCTTCGTGTCTTGAGGTCTCTCATGCCTAGCTCCTATGTTCAAAGG ggtgATCAAGCATCTATAATTGGTGGAGCGATTGAATTTGTGAGGGAGCTGGAGCAGCTCCTCCAATGCCTCGAGTCGCAGAAGAGGCGGAGGCTGTACGGAGATGGGGCAAGGCCGGCTGGAGATCCATCCACAGCcgtgcagcagcagcagccgcctCAGATGCTAGCTAttccaaatgatgaagaaactgTGGGTCTTCGAGAAGAAACCGCGGAGAGCAAGTCATTCTTAGCAGATGTGGAGGTGAAGCTTTTAGGGTTTGATGCTTTGATCAAGATTCTATCGAGGAGAAGACATGGACAGCTCATCCAAACCATTGCTGCGCTTGAAGATTTGCAGCTCACTATTCTGCATACTAATATCACTACTATTGAACAAACTGTTCTTTATTCTTTCAATATCAAG ATAAATGGGGAGGCAAGGTTCACAGCTGAAGATCTGGCAAACTCAGTTCAACAAATTTTCAGTTTTATCCATGCAAACAATGTCATATGA
- the LOC121793125 gene encoding probable pectinesterase 29 codes for MEASMAKVALDSDNREIKVNCSTTMVVEQSGTGSGSFKSIQAAVDSIPQNNLNWTCILINAGIYREKVYIPYRKSFIYMAGEGMRRTYVVADGQGPMNETATLITQGDNIIFKGISFSNSYNNPRIGPQNPMKPALAAKVEGDKTAFYECGFYGLQDTLWDVSGRHYFKHCTIEGAVDFIFGSGQSIYEKCVISVLGQELGAEGIGYITAQGRDNPNETNGFVFKYCYINGRGKAYLGRPWRKYARVIFYKSFMSDVVVPQGWDPYFNSGGQE; via the exons ATGGAAGCAAGCATGGCGAAGGTGGCACTAGATTCCGATAATCGGGAAATCAAAGTGAACTGTTCGACGACCATGGTTGTCGAACAATCAGGCACAGGCAGTGGCAGCTTCAAAAGCATCCAGGCAGCAGTTGATTCTATCCCTCAAAACAATCTGAATTGGACCTGCATACTCATCAACGCAGGAATATACAG GGAAAAAGTGTACATTCCTTATAGAAAGTCGTTCATATACATGGCCGGAGAGGGGATGAGAAGAACTTACGTTGTAGCGGACGGACAGGGGCCGATGAATGAAACTGCCACTTTAATTACACAAGGAGACAACATTATTTTTAAGGGCATAAGCTTCAGT AATTCTTACAACAATCCGCGGATTGGACCGCAAAATCCGATGAAACCGGCACTAGCAGCAAAGGTCGAAGGAGACAAAACGGCGTTTTATGAATGTGGATTCTATGGATTGCAAGATACGCTGTGGGATGTGTCAGGAAGGCATTACTTCAAACACTGCACTATTGAAGGAGCTGTAGATTTCATCTTTGGCTCGGGTCAATCCATTTATGAG aAATGTGTGATATCAGTTTTAGGTCAAGAACTAGGAGCAGAAGGCATAGGATACATCACCGCACAAGGAAGAGACAATCCAAATGAAACAAATGGATTTGTATTCAAATATTGCTATATAAATGGAAGAGGTAAAGCATATCTGGGAAGACCATGGAGAAAATATGCGAGAGTTATATTCTACAAGTCATTCATGTCGGACGTCGTTGTTCCTCAAGGATGGGATCCTTATTTCAACTCCGGCGGCCAAGAGTAA